From the genome of Lotus japonicus ecotype B-129 chromosome 6, LjGifu_v1.2, one region includes:
- the LOC130722823 gene encoding receptor-like protein kinase HSL1, translated as MPPLFLFLFLLLLLLLVVLPSTISTLNQEGNSLYNFKLSVEDPDSSLSTWTNNTTPCNWFGITCDPTNTTVTHLDLSNANILGPFPASLLCRTLPNLTSLTLFNNYINSTLSPHISLCSSLTHLDLSQNLLSGELPHTLPLLPNLRHLDLTANNFSGPIPNSFGSFQNLEVLSLVYNLLDSTIPSSLANITTLKTLNLSYNPFLPGPIPSELGKLTNLEILWLSSCNLVGNIPDSIGNLHKLRDLDLALNNLHGSIPSSLTQLTSVVQVELYNNSLSGELPQGMSNLNALRLFDVSMNRLGGSIPDELCRLPLESLNLYENRFSGELPASIAFSPNLYELRLFDNQLSGELPGDLGKNAPLRWVDVSSNNFSGRIPVTLCDHGALEELLMIENSFSGEIPASLGACRSLTRVRFGSNRLSGEVPEGLWGLPHVYLLELIGNSLSGSIAGTIAGAKNLSQLMVSRNNFSGPVPAEIGRLENLQEFSGDDNKFNGSLPGSIVNLRQLGTLDLHNNNLSGELPKGIQLLKKLNELNLANNEIAGKIPDEIGSMSVLNFLDLSNNQFSGNVPVGLQNLKLNQLNLSYNQLSGGIPPLLAKDMYKASFMGNPGLCRDLKGLCNGRGGDKSARVVWLLRTIFIVATLVFVIGVVWFYFKYRNFKNAGSSVDKSRWTLMSFHKLGFSEDEILNCLDEDNVIGSGSSGKVYKVVLTSGEAVAVKKIWGGLRKELESGEYIEKSLFQDSAFDAEVETLGKIRHKNIVKLWCCCTTRDCKLLVYEYMPNGSLGDLLHSSKGGLLDWPTRYKIALDAAEGLSYLHHDCVPPIVHRDVKSNNILLDGDFGARVADFGVAKVVESAGNRTKSMSVIAGSCGYIAPEYAYTLRVNEKSDTYSFGVVLLELVTGKRPIDPEYGEKDLVMWACNTLDQKGVDHVLDSRLDPCFKEEICRVLNIGLICTSPLPINRPAMRRVVKMLQEVSTENQTKLAKKDGKLSPYYYDDVSDHGSVA; from the exons ATGCCTCCCCTGTTCCTCTTCctgttcctcctcctcctcctcctcctggtGGTGCTGCCATCCACCATCTCCACCCTCAACCAAGAAGGTAACTCCCTCTACAACTTCAAGCTCTCAGTAGAAGACCCTGACTCCTCCCTCTCCACCTGGACCAACAACACCACCCCCTGCAACTGGTTCGGCATCACCTGCGACCCCACCAACACCACCGTCACCCACCTTGACCTCTCCAACGCCAACATCCTCGGCCCATTCCCCGCCTCCCTCCTCTGCCGCACCCTCCCCAATCTCACCTCCCTCACACTCTTCAACAACTACATCAACTCCACTCTCTCCCCTCACATCTCCCTCTGCTCCTCCCTCACCCACCTCGACCTCTCCCAGAATCTCCTCTCCGGCGAACTCCCCCACACTCTCCCCCTCCTCCCCAACCTCCGCCACCTCGACCTCACCGCCAACAACTTCTCCGGCCCCATCCCAAACTCCTTCGGAAGCTTCCAGAATCTCGAGGTCCTCTCCCTCGTCTACAACCTCCTCGACTCCACCATCCCTTCTTCCCTCGCCAACATCACCACCCTCAAAACACTCAACCTCTCTTACAACCCGTTTCTCCCCGGTCCAATCCCCTCCGAGCTCGGAAAACTCACCAACCTCGAGATCCTCTGGCTCAGCTCCTGCAACCTCGTCGGAAACATCCCTGACTCCATTGGGAATCTCCACAAGCTCAGGGACTTGGACCTCGCGCTCAACAACCTGCACGGGTCGATTCCGAGTTCGCTGACTCAGTTAACGAGTGTGGTTCAGGTTGAGTTGTATAACAACTCGCTCTCCGGCGAGTTGCCTCAGGGAATGTCGAACCTCAACGCGTTGAGGCTATTCGACGTGTCCATGAACCGTCTTGGAGGGTCCATTCCCGACGAGCTTTGCCGCTTGCCGTTGGAGAGTCTCAACCTCTACGAGAATCGATTCTCCGGCGAGTTGCCGGCGAGCATAGCCTTCTCGCCGAATCTCTACGAGCTCAGGTTGTTTGATAACCAGCTCTCCGGCGAGCTTCCGGGGGATCTTGGGAAGAACGCGCCGTTGAGGTGGGTCGACGTTTCAAGCAACAACTTCTCCGGTCGGATTCCGGTGACTCTGTGCGACCATGGCGCGTTGGAAGAGCTTCTGATGATAGAGAACTCGTTCTCCGGGGAGATTCCGGCGAGCCTGGGCGCGTGCCGGAGCTTGACGCGTGTAAGGTTTGGTTCCAACCGGTTGTCCGGTGAGGTTCCGGAGGGTTTGTGGGGCCTGCCCCATGTGTATTTGCTTGAATTAATCGGTAACTCGCTTTCCGGTTCGATTGCCGGAACCATTGCTGGGGCGAAGAATCTGTCGCAGTTAATGGTTTCCAGAAACAATTTCTCAGGTCCGGTCCCGGCTGAGATTGGAAGATTGGAAAATCTTCAGGAATTTTCAGGTGATGATAACAAGTTCAATGGTTCTTTGCCTGGGAGTATAGTGAATCTTAGGCAGCTGGGGACTCTTGATCTTCATAACAATAACCTCTCTGGGGAGCTTCCTAAAGGGATTCAATTGTTGAAGAAGCTCAATGAGTTGAATTTGGCTAATAATGAGATTGCTGGGAAAATTCCTGATGAAATTGGGAGTATGTCTGTGCTTAATTTCCTTGATCTTTCCAATAATCAATTTTCCGGGAATGTTCCTGTGGGGTTGCAGAATTTGAAGCTCAATCAGCTTAACTTGTCTTACAATCAGCTTTCTGGTGGAATTCCCCCTTTGCTGGCTAAGGATATGTACAAGGCTAGTTTCATGGGTAACCCTGGTTTATGTCGTGATTTGAAAGGTTTGTGCAATGGTAGAGGAGGGGATAAGAGTGCGCGTGTTGTTTGGTTGCTTCGAACTATTTTCATAGTTGCCACTTTGGTGTTTGTCATTGGTGTGGTTTGGTTCTACTTCAAGTACAGAAATTTCAAGAATGCTGGAAGCTCTGTTGATAAATCCAGGTGGACTTTGATGTCATTTCATAAACTGGGTTTTAGTGAAGATGAGATCTTGAACTGCCTCGATGAAGATAATGTCATAGGGAGTGGATCGTCGGGGAAAGTCTACAAGGTTGTACTTACGAGTGGCGAAGCTGTTGCCGTGAAGAAGATATGGGGAGGGCTCAGGAAGGAATTGGAGAGTGGAGAATACATTGAGAAGAGTCTGTTTCAAGACAGTGCTTTTGATGCTGAGGTCGAAACTCTAGGCAAAATTAGGCACAAGAACATTGTCAAGCTATGGTGTTGCTGCACCACCAGGGACTGCAAGCTACTGGTTTATGAGTACATGCCAAATGGAAGTCTTGGTGATTTGCTGCATAGCAGTAAAGGAGGGTTGTTGGATTGGCCAACTAGGTATAAGATAGCTCTTGATGCTGCAGAAGGCCTCTCTTATCTGCATCATGACTGTGTTCCACCAATTGTCCATCGAGATGTGAAATCTAATAACATCTTGTTGGATGGAGATTTCGGTGCAAGGGTGGCAGATTTTGGAGTAGCTAAGGTAGTTGAATCCGCTGGGAATCGAACTAAATCCATGTCGGTCATAGCTGGGTCTTGTGGTTATATTGCACCAG AATATGCATACACGCTTAGAGTGAATGAGAAGAGCGATACATATAGTTTTGGAGTTGTCCTACTTGAGTTAGTTACCGGAAAGCGGCCAATAGATCCTGAATATGGGGAAAAGGACTTGGTTATGTGGGCATGCAACACCTTGGATCAGAAAGGCGTGGACCATGTTCTTGACTCAAGGCTTGATCCTTGTTTCAAAGAGGAAATTTGCAGGGTCCTAAACATTGGTCTCATCTGCACCAGTCCTCTTCCGATCAACCGGCCTGCAATGAGAAGAGTGGTGAAGATGTTACAGGAAGTGAGTACAGAGAACCAAACGAAACTTGCCAAGAAAGATGGAAAATTATCCCCTTATTACTATGATGATGTGTCAGATCATGGAAGTGTTGCTTAA
- the LOC130723980 gene encoding protein DMP6-like, with amino-acid sequence MDIKEEMDDSKNLDEQKLPLLRNAEVPEAERNLVQKAISQTFQSTAQLANLLPTGTVLAFQLLSPIFSNVGNCDSVSRLMTASLVAICGAACFLLCFTDSFRDSKGNICHGFATFRGLWVIDGSNTLSPELAAKYRLRFIDFLHAVMSVLVFAAIALFDQNVVNCFFPEPSKKTQEILTALPVGIGVLCSMLFVVFPTQRHGIGFSLSTN; translated from the coding sequence ATGGACATCAAAGAAGAAATGGATGATTCTAAGAATCTTGATGAGCAAAAGCTCCCACTCTTGCGAAATGCGGAGGTGCCAGAAGCAGAGAGGAACCTGGTTCAGAAAGCCATCAGCCAGACATTTCAGAGCACGGCGCAGTTGGCAAACCTTTTACCTACAGGCACTGTCCTTGCTTTCCAGCTTCTGTCTCCAATCTTCTCAAATGTAGGCAACTGTGATTCAGTCAGCAGGCTCATGACAGCTTCTCTTGTTGCTATCTGCGGTGCCGCGTGCTTCCTGCTATGCTTTACTGACAGCTTCCGAGACAGCAAGGGGAACATCTGTCATGGGTTTGCCACCTTCAGGGGCTTGTGGGTCATTGACGGATCAAACACGCTTTCGCCTGAACTTGCTGCAAAATATCGCCTGCGGTTTATAGATTTCCTGCATGCGGTGATGTCAGTTTTGGTATTTGCAGCAATTGCATTATTTGATCAGAATGTTGTAAATTGCTTTTTCCCAGAACCTTCAAAGAAGACACAGGAAATTCTCACAGCATTGCCAGTAGGCATAGGCGTTTTGTGCAGCATGTTGTTCGTTGTATTTCCCACACAGAGACATGGAATTGGCTTCTCCCTTTCAACAAATTAA
- the LOC130723978 gene encoding pentatricopeptide repeat-containing protein At5g46100, with product MGSRTLFKWPKQITSSLVEQLIKAEKDINKAVLMFDSATAEYSNGFRHDHTTFGVMISRLVAANQFRSAEGLLERMKQENCVVTEDILLTICRGYGRVHRPLDAIRVFHKMEDFQLKFTQKSYLTVIDILVEENHVKRAIAFYREMRKMGIPPSVVSLNILIKALCKNKETIDSALQIFHEMPNRGCQPDSYTYGTLINGLCRMGSVSEAKELFNEMEEKGFSPSVVTYTSLIHGMCQSDNLGEAIRLLEEMKKNGIEPNVFTYSTLMDGLCKGGHSLQAMELLEMMVTKHNRPNMVTYGTLINGLCKEGKFSEAVEILDRMRLQGLKPNAGLYGKIISGFCAASSYQDAANFIDEMVLGGISPSRATWSLHVRMHNTVVQGLCSNVDSPRAFQLYLSMRTRGISIEIDTFDCLIKCFCKRGDLNKAARILEEMISDGCVPDKGIWDVVMGGLWDRKKVREATELLLAELEKKFVDAES from the coding sequence ATGGGTAGTAGAACTTTGTTTAAGTGGCCAAAGCAAATTACAAGTTCCTTAGTGGAGCAGTTGATAAAAGCAGAAAAGGATATAAACAAAGCTGTTCTTATGTTTGATTCTGCCACAGCTGAGTACAGTAATGGGTTTCGTCATGATCACACGACCTTTGGTGTCATGATCTCGAGGTTAGTCGCTGCGAATCAGTTCAGGTCAGCGGAAGGGTTGTTGGAGAGAATGAAGCAAGAAAATTGTGTTGTTACAGAAGACATACTTTTAACTATATGCAGGGGTTATGGACGTGTGCATAGGCCACTTGATGCCATCAGGGTTTTTCATAAGATGGAAGATTTTCAGCTGAAGTTCACTCAGAAATCTTACCTTACAGTCATTGATATCCTTGTGGAGGAGAACCATGTAAAAAGGGCTATTGCTTTTTACAGGGAGATGAGGAAAATGGGCATTCCGCCCAGTGTTGTTTCCCTCAATATTTTGATCAAGGCCCTCTGCAAAAACAAGGAAACTATTGATTCTGCTTTACAGATATTTCATGAGATGCCCAACCGTGGATGCCAACCTGATTCATATACGTACGGTACATTGATTAATGGGCTGTGCAGAATGGGAAGTGTCAGTGAGGCTAAGGAACTATTCAATGAGATGGAGGAGAAAGGTTTTTCACCTTCTGTTGTTACCTATACTAGTTTGATACATGGAATGTGTCAGTCGGATAATTTGGGTGAAGCTATAAGATTGCTTGAAGAgatgaaaaaaaatggcattgAGCCAAATGTTTTTACGTACAGTACTTTAATGGATGGTTTATGTAAAGGTGGTCATTCATTACAAGCAATGGAATTGTTAGAAATGATGGTTACAAAACATAATCGGCCTAACATGGTCACTTATGGTACTTTAATCAATGGGCTGTGTAAAGAAGGAAAATTTAGTGAAGCTGTCGAGATTCTTGACAGGATGAGGCTTCAAGGTTTGAAACCAAATGCAGGGTTGTATGGGAAAATCATAAGTGGCTTCTGTGCTGCATCCAGCTATCAAGATGCTGCAAACTTTATTGATGAGATGGTGCTTGGCGGTATCTCACCGAGTCGAGCAACTTGGAGCCTTCATGTTAGAATGCATAACACGGTGGTCCAAGGTCTTTGTAGTAATGTTGATTCTCCTCGAGCATTTCAGTTGTATCTTAGCATGCGTACTAGGGGTATCTCTATTGAAATTGACACTTTTGACTGTTTAATCAAATGTTTTTGCAAGCGAGGGGACCTCAACAAAGCTGCTCGAATTCTTGAAGAGATGATATCAGACGGCTGCGTTCCAGATAAGGGTATATGGGATGTAGTAATGGGTGGGCTCTGGGATCGGAAAAAAGTGAGAGAAGCCACTGAACTATTGCTGGCTGAGCTGGAGAAAAAGTTTGTTGATGCTGAAAGTTGA